In Nicotiana tabacum cultivar K326 chromosome 2, ASM71507v2, whole genome shotgun sequence, the following proteins share a genomic window:
- the LOC107795114 gene encoding F-box protein CPR1-like, whose translation MFVFGFGFDIKSKDYKVVKMTYSQSRGAFLLPPKVEIFSLSLGIWKQLDGFIPESYIVEYFYKQAVVHGKVHWTGYKIDVERKRMKNLILAFDLSDEIFVELQLPECLVIGLPMNLNTAEFGESLAIYHYDKCAWTWICSIWVMKEYGVVESWSKEYNIVLDWEPGMILGFRNNSEILLTRRTGQLVSYNLETHEKMNFDIIGTKNSFFMGTYEESLVLLNEGQLLLPNDFSSEADRDEC comes from the coding sequence ATGTTTGTGTTTGGCTTTGGCTTTGATATAAAAAGCAAAGATTACAAGGTTGTTAAGATGACCTATTCTCAAAGTCGAGGAGCATTTTTGCTGCCACCTAAAGTTGAAATTTTTTCACTTAGTCTGGGAATTTGGAAGCAACTTGATGGTTTTATTCCAGAGAGCTACATTGTGGAGTACTTTTATAAACAAGCTGTTGTTCATGGGAAAGTCCACTGGACTGGTTACAAAATCGATGTCGAAAGAAAAAGGATGAAGAATTTGATTCTGGCATTTGATTTAAGTGATGAGATTTTTGTGGAATTACAATTACCAGAATGCTTGGTTATTGGACTACCTATGAATCTGAATACAGCAGAGTTTGGGGAATCACTTGCTATATATCACTACGACAAGTGTGCTTGGACCTGGATTTGTTCAATTTGGGTAATGAAAGAGTATGGTGTTGTCGAGTCATGGAGCAAGGAATACAATATCGTTCTTGACTGGGAACCTGGAATGATTCTGGGCTTTAGGAACAACAGTGAAATACTTTTGACAAGAAGAACAGGACAGCTTGTGTCTTATAATCTCGAGACACATGAAAAGATGAATTTTGATATCATTGGCACTAAAAACTCATTTTTTATGGGAACTTACGAGGAAAGCCTTGTTTTGCTCAATGAAGGACAGCTACTGTTGCCAAATGATTTTTCATCTGAGGCCGACCGAGATGAATGCTAG